A section of the Citrobacter farmeri genome encodes:
- a CDS encoding GNAT family N-acetyltransferase — MQIQITDTVTEDDQNALLTGLRAYNFQFLKTRNFGVLAVYWRDEQQKIRGGLIGKIKGEWLSIDFLWMHESLRKGGYGSQLIQAAEHAARERGCLHALVDTLSFQALPFYQKNGYQLQLTLDDFPEKGAARHYLSKTF; from the coding sequence ATGCAGATACAGATTACCGATACCGTTACCGAAGACGATCAAAACGCACTGCTCACCGGGTTGCGTGCCTACAATTTCCAGTTCCTGAAAACGAGAAATTTTGGCGTTCTGGCGGTGTACTGGCGTGACGAGCAACAGAAAATCCGCGGCGGGCTGATTGGCAAAATTAAAGGGGAATGGCTGAGCATTGATTTTTTATGGATGCATGAATCCCTGCGTAAAGGCGGTTACGGCAGCCAACTGATCCAGGCCGCAGAGCACGCTGCTCGTGAGAGAGGTTGTCTGCATGCGCTGGTCGATACCCTGAGCTTTCAGGCGTTGCCGTTCTATCAGAAGAACGGTTATCAACTGCAACTGACCCTCGATGACTTCCCGGAAAAAGGGGCCGCCAGGCATTATTTATCGAAAACATTTTGA
- a CDS encoding YicS family protein: MKRAVLPIIATLLLLPALAQADSPYGALQTAHEKNTILKDLRKICTPQGSPSDEAWEKTIMANEGNQQHIREAALAMERNNQSNYWEALGKVECPDM; encoded by the coding sequence ATGAAACGAGCCGTTTTACCGATCATTGCTACCCTTTTATTACTGCCAGCTCTGGCACAGGCCGACTCGCCTTACGGCGCACTGCAGACCGCGCACGAGAAAAATACGATACTCAAGGACCTACGCAAGATCTGTACGCCGCAAGGTTCACCTTCTGACGAGGCGTGGGAAAAAACGATCATGGCGAATGAAGGAAATCAGCAGCACATCCGCGAGGCGGCGTTAGCAATGGAAAGGAATAATCAGAGTAACTACTGGGAAGCGCTCGGCAAAGTGGAATGCCCGGACATGTAA
- a CDS encoding LacI family DNA-binding transcriptional regulator — MSTINDVSRLAGVSKATVSRVLSGSRGVKEASRLAVLKAVDELNYRPNVIAQSLLSQSTGCIGVICAQDNINQTTGYLYALEKHLSQHQKHLLLRFANTKAEVMSALDELSCGLCDDVLIIGARFPLNISQENVILVDCLEAGDDVTSIQFDHAFATETACNYLISQNRRQIALIHPEGMGFSEQVLLGYKHALEKNFLPFNRNLVFMEATSSSVALQELLNNASTLNFNALLVADEQQAQRVIPQLQAFNKSVPEDIMIFSLAGSLHLPGIPTIPAIEYSMDAMAARIVSWLNEKTQSMLGSYVLRGDLIIPDIRQR, encoded by the coding sequence ATGTCTACTATCAACGATGTATCGCGTTTGGCTGGCGTGTCTAAAGCCACGGTGTCGCGCGTGTTGAGCGGATCGCGTGGCGTGAAGGAAGCCAGTCGCCTTGCCGTGTTAAAGGCGGTGGATGAGCTGAACTATCGTCCGAATGTGATTGCCCAGTCACTGCTCAGTCAGAGCACCGGTTGCATAGGCGTAATTTGTGCGCAGGACAACATCAACCAGACGACGGGCTACCTTTACGCGCTGGAAAAGCACTTGAGCCAGCATCAGAAACATTTGTTGCTTCGTTTTGCCAACACCAAAGCGGAAGTGATGAGCGCCCTCGATGAATTAAGCTGCGGCTTGTGCGACGACGTACTGATTATTGGTGCGCGCTTCCCGCTGAATATCAGCCAGGAAAACGTCATTCTGGTGGACTGTCTGGAAGCGGGCGATGATGTGACCAGTATTCAGTTTGACCATGCCTTTGCCACCGAAACGGCCTGTAACTACCTGATTAGCCAAAATCGTCGGCAAATTGCTCTCATCCATCCTGAAGGCATGGGGTTTTCCGAACAGGTGTTGCTCGGTTACAAACATGCGCTGGAGAAGAATTTCCTGCCCTTTAATCGCAACCTGGTCTTTATGGAAGCGACGTCTTCTTCGGTGGCGTTGCAAGAGCTGTTAAATAACGCCTCCACGCTTAACTTTAACGCGCTGCTGGTGGCGGATGAGCAGCAGGCTCAGCGGGTGATCCCGCAATTGCAGGCGTTTAATAAGTCGGTTCCTGAAGACATTATGATCTTCAGCCTTGCCGGTTCGCTACATCTTCCGGGGATCCCGACCATCCCGGCAATCGAATACTCCATGGATGCGATGGCGGCGCGGATAGTCAGTTGGTTGAATGAAAAAACGCAAAGTATGTTGGGATCGTATGTGTTGCGCGGCGACTTAATCATCCCGGATATTCGCCAGCGGTAA
- a CDS encoding PTS sugar transporter subunit IIB, producing MFRIMLCCSAGMSTSLLVRKMVEAAEERKLPVQIDAYGVSEFDIQFPNYQVVLLGPQVKYMLNTLSEKAATQNIPVKAIDMQDYGMQRGDKVLDFALSLIEAAH from the coding sequence ATGTTCAGGATTATGTTGTGTTGCTCTGCAGGGATGTCCACCAGTCTGCTGGTTCGTAAAATGGTCGAAGCCGCAGAAGAGCGGAAGCTGCCAGTACAAATTGATGCATATGGCGTTTCCGAATTTGACATTCAGTTTCCAAACTACCAGGTGGTGTTACTTGGCCCCCAGGTAAAATACATGCTTAACACGCTCTCAGAGAAGGCTGCCACCCAAAACATCCCCGTAAAAGCCATTGATATGCAGGATTACGGAATGCAACGCGGTGACAAGGTGCTGGATTTTGCTCTGTCGCTGATTGAAGCGGCACATTAG
- a CDS encoding PTS sugar transporter subunit IIC, with amino-acid sequence MSSLYQSMVAVIEQSITPLAGKLGQQKYVIAIRDGFTAALPFMIIGSFMLVFIFPPFSAETTNSFARGWLDFSATYREQLMLPFNLSMGVMTFFISVGIGASLGRQFNLDPIMSGLLAFMAFLLVAAPYADGKISTQYLSGQGIFTALITAIYSTRVYAWLKQHNITIRLPKEVPTGVARSFEILIPVLVVIATLHPLNLFIEAQTGMIIPQAIMHLLAPLVSASDSLPAILLSVLMCQIFWFAGIHGSLIVTGIMNPFWMANLSANQAALAAGVALPHVYLQGFWDHYLLIGGVGSTLPLAFLLLRSRVTHLRTIGKMGIVPSFFNINEPILFGAPIIMNPMLFIPFVFVPMINAVLAYTATRLGWLDQVVSLTPWTTPAPIGASWAANWAFSPVVMCLICMVMSALIYLPFLRAYERSLMKTEEQKAQDAVSVANAARSNS; translated from the coding sequence ATGAGTTCGTTATATCAGTCAATGGTTGCTGTCATAGAACAATCCATCACGCCTCTTGCCGGTAAACTGGGCCAGCAGAAATATGTGATTGCGATTCGTGATGGTTTTACCGCGGCGCTGCCGTTTATGATCATCGGCTCGTTCATGCTGGTGTTTATTTTTCCGCCATTCTCTGCCGAAACCACCAATAGTTTTGCCCGTGGCTGGCTCGATTTTTCCGCCACATACCGTGAACAGCTGATGCTGCCGTTTAACCTCAGCATGGGCGTTATGACGTTCTTCATCTCCGTGGGAATTGGCGCCAGTCTGGGGCGTCAGTTTAATCTCGATCCGATTATGTCCGGCCTGCTGGCGTTTATGGCCTTTTTGCTCGTCGCCGCGCCGTATGCCGACGGGAAAATCTCCACGCAGTACCTTTCCGGTCAGGGGATCTTTACCGCGCTGATCACCGCCATCTATTCCACCCGCGTCTATGCATGGTTGAAGCAGCACAACATCACGATCCGTCTGCCGAAAGAGGTCCCGACCGGCGTCGCCCGTTCGTTTGAAATCCTCATTCCGGTTCTGGTGGTCATTGCGACACTTCATCCGCTAAACCTGTTTATTGAAGCGCAGACCGGAATGATTATTCCGCAGGCGATTATGCACCTGCTGGCACCGCTGGTTTCAGCCTCTGATTCCCTGCCGGCAATCCTGCTTTCGGTTCTGATGTGCCAGATTTTCTGGTTTGCCGGTATCCACGGCTCACTGATCGTCACGGGCATTATGAACCCGTTCTGGATGGCAAACCTGTCGGCAAACCAGGCTGCCCTTGCAGCGGGTGTCGCATTGCCGCATGTTTATCTGCAAGGTTTCTGGGATCACTACCTGCTGATCGGCGGTGTGGGCTCGACTTTACCGCTGGCCTTCCTGCTGCTGCGCAGTCGCGTTACCCATCTGCGGACTATTGGCAAAATGGGGATTGTCCCTAGCTTCTTCAACATTAATGAGCCTATTCTGTTCGGTGCGCCGATCATCATGAACCCGATGCTGTTTATCCCGTTCGTCTTCGTGCCCATGATCAACGCCGTACTGGCTTACACAGCGACCCGTCTGGGCTGGCTGGATCAGGTGGTGTCACTGACACCGTGGACCACGCCCGCACCGATTGGCGCATCGTGGGCGGCAAACTGGGCTTTTAGTCCGGTGGTGATGTGCCTGATCTGCATGGTGATGTCAGCGTTGATTTACCTCCCGTTCCTGCGTGCTTACGAACGTTCCCTGATGAAAACAGAAGAGCAAAAAGCCCAGGATGCCGTCTCCGTGGCGAACGCTGCCCGTAGCAACTCATAA
- a CDS encoding glycoside hydrolase family 1 protein — MRYRFPENFWWGSACSALQTEGDSLNGGKSQTTWDVWFDRQPGRFHQGVGPANTSTFYQHWKQDIALLKQLKHNSFRTSLSWSRLIPDGTGEVNPEAVAFYNNVIDELLAQGITPFITLFHFDMPMVMQEKGGWENRDVVEAFGRYAQTCFKLFGNRVKHWFTFNEPIVPVEGGYLYDFHYPNVVDFRRAATVAYHTVLAHSTAVRAYRAGNNDGEIGVVLNLTPSYPRSQHPADVKAAHHADLLFNRSFLDPVLKGEYPADLVALLKEYDQLPACQPGDAQLIADGKIDLLGINYYQPRRVKCRDTAVNLNAPFMPEWLFDYYEMPGRKMNPYRGWEIYEPGIYDIITNLRDNYGNPRCFISENGMGVENEQRFIQDGQINDNYRIEFVSEHLKWLHKGISEGCHCLGYHMWTFIDNWSWLNGYKNRYGFVQLDLDTQKRTVKKSGEWFANTAEHNGFD; from the coding sequence ATGAGATACCGTTTTCCTGAAAACTTCTGGTGGGGCAGTGCCTGCTCAGCGCTGCAAACCGAAGGGGATAGCCTGAACGGCGGCAAAAGCCAGACCACATGGGATGTGTGGTTCGACCGCCAGCCAGGTCGTTTCCATCAGGGGGTTGGCCCGGCGAACACCTCGACGTTTTATCAGCACTGGAAACAGGACATCGCGCTGTTGAAGCAGTTAAAACATAACAGCTTCCGTACCTCGCTAAGCTGGTCACGCCTGATTCCTGACGGTACGGGCGAGGTGAATCCTGAGGCGGTGGCGTTCTATAACAATGTCATTGACGAACTGCTGGCGCAGGGCATCACGCCGTTTATCACGCTGTTTCACTTCGACATGCCGATGGTGATGCAGGAAAAAGGCGGTTGGGAAAACCGTGACGTCGTGGAGGCCTTTGGCCGCTACGCGCAGACGTGTTTCAAATTGTTCGGCAACCGCGTTAAGCACTGGTTCACCTTCAATGAGCCAATTGTGCCAGTGGAAGGCGGCTATCTGTATGACTTCCATTACCCGAACGTAGTGGATTTCAGGCGTGCGGCGACCGTGGCGTATCACACCGTGCTGGCCCACTCGACGGCGGTTCGCGCTTACCGCGCGGGCAACAACGATGGGGAAATTGGCGTGGTGCTCAACCTGACGCCTTCCTATCCGCGTTCACAACATCCGGCGGATGTGAAAGCCGCGCACCATGCCGATCTGCTGTTTAATCGTAGTTTCCTCGACCCGGTGCTGAAAGGGGAATATCCGGCGGATCTGGTGGCATTGCTAAAAGAGTACGATCAGTTGCCAGCCTGCCAACCGGGTGACGCACAGCTGATTGCCGATGGCAAAATCGACCTGCTGGGGATTAACTACTACCAGCCGCGTCGGGTGAAATGCCGTGATACCGCAGTCAATCTGAATGCGCCTTTTATGCCGGAGTGGTTGTTTGATTACTACGAAATGCCAGGCCGCAAAATGAACCCTTATCGCGGGTGGGAAATTTATGAGCCGGGTATTTACGATATTATTACGAACCTGCGTGATAATTACGGCAACCCGCGCTGCTTTATTTCTGAAAACGGAATGGGCGTAGAAAACGAACAGCGCTTTATTCAGGATGGACAAATTAACGACAACTACCGTATTGAATTTGTTTCTGAACATCTTAAATGGCTGCATAAAGGCATTAGCGAGGGCTGCCATTGTCTTGGCTACCATATGTGGACCTTTATTGATAACTGGTCATGGCTCAACGGATATAAAAACCGCTATGGCTTTGTACAGTTAGATTTAGACACGCAAAAACGTACGGTGAAAAAGAGCGGCGAGTGGTTCGCTAATACCGCCGAACACAATGGATTCGATTAA
- a CDS encoding PTS lactose/cellobiose transporter subunit IIA has protein sequence MIALEEAVMEIIVNAGQSRSLCFEALHAARAGNIDEAKSLLREADGYARQAHHMQTKLIEQDAGEARQPMTLIMVHAQDHLMTSLLARELSEEIIHLYQR, from the coding sequence ATGATTGCATTAGAAGAAGCAGTAATGGAAATTATCGTCAATGCCGGACAGTCCCGTAGTCTGTGCTTCGAGGCGCTGCATGCCGCGCGCGCAGGCAACATTGACGAAGCGAAAAGCCTGCTTCGGGAGGCTGACGGCTACGCCCGTCAGGCTCACCACATGCAAACCAAATTGATCGAACAGGATGCCGGGGAAGCCCGGCAACCTATGACGTTAATTATGGTGCATGCGCAGGATCACTTAATGACATCGCTGTTAGCTCGCGAATTGTCAGAAGAAATTATTCACCTCTATCAACGTTAA
- a CDS encoding carbohydrate porin, which produces MNMIKKLPLAMAVVAALCPISVLAQEFTQEQIDAIVAKAVDKALAERQAKMDAAVAKKTDIINEPQSAAQSPDMAIPFGVKFSGYARYGAQFQSGDQKYVGVDGSYNGASAIGRLGNEGNGGEFQLSKAFKGDNGAIWDINVMIDHWGDEVNLKKAYAGVTNVLESNPNAYIWAGRDFHQRPQQGINDYFWMNHDGQGAGVKNFDIGGVQFDVATVAAVESCSPEVMEDEANPSRITCTGGSGTGDKGNYAVTSKIHGMKLGPLDLEIYANYGFDSKAVDTDDRLKAWQGAFVVSHTNDSGVNKVIARYSDNSDNSVYNKTDDLTAIYASFEGSHKFTQQAQVEYLLAFHDYDNSADQSENRKNYGAIVRPMYFWNDVHSTWLEAGYQRVDYDNGGDNKGWKLTLSQNMSIAMGPEFRPMLRFYVTGGKVDNDRTARVNGTDDETLDDFNVGAMWEAWF; this is translated from the coding sequence ATGAACATGATAAAAAAACTTCCATTAGCCATGGCGGTCGTGGCCGCGCTTTGCCCAATTTCTGTACTCGCGCAGGAATTTACTCAGGAACAAATCGACGCCATCGTCGCCAAAGCCGTAGATAAAGCCCTTGCGGAACGACAGGCGAAAATGGACGCTGCTGTGGCGAAAAAAACCGATATCATTAACGAGCCGCAAAGCGCCGCACAGTCACCGGATATGGCCATCCCGTTCGGTGTGAAATTCAGCGGCTATGCACGTTATGGCGCGCAGTTCCAGAGTGGCGATCAGAAATATGTGGGCGTTGATGGTTCCTATAACGGCGCATCCGCCATTGGTCGTCTGGGTAACGAAGGCAACGGCGGCGAATTCCAGCTCTCCAAAGCGTTCAAAGGCGACAACGGCGCGATCTGGGATATCAACGTGATGATCGACCACTGGGGCGACGAGGTGAACCTCAAGAAAGCTTACGCGGGAGTCACCAACGTCCTGGAATCCAACCCGAACGCCTATATCTGGGCCGGTCGCGACTTCCACCAGCGTCCGCAACAGGGGATCAACGACTACTTCTGGATGAACCACGACGGCCAGGGTGCCGGGGTGAAGAACTTCGATATTGGCGGCGTACAGTTTGACGTGGCCACCGTGGCCGCCGTTGAATCGTGCAGCCCCGAAGTGATGGAAGATGAAGCCAACCCGTCACGTATCACCTGTACCGGCGGTTCCGGCACCGGTGATAAAGGAAACTACGCCGTTACCTCAAAAATTCACGGCATGAAACTCGGTCCATTGGATCTGGAAATCTACGCCAACTACGGCTTTGACTCGAAAGCCGTCGACACCGACGATCGCCTGAAGGCCTGGCAGGGCGCGTTTGTGGTGAGCCATACCAATGACAGCGGCGTCAACAAAGTGATCGCCCGTTACTCTGATAACTCCGACAACAGCGTTTACAACAAAACCGACGACCTGACCGCGATTTACGCCAGCTTCGAAGGAAGCCATAAGTTTACGCAGCAGGCGCAGGTTGAATACCTGTTGGCATTCCATGACTACGATAACAGTGCCGATCAGAGTGAAAATCGTAAGAACTACGGTGCCATTGTGCGTCCAATGTACTTCTGGAACGACGTGCATTCCACCTGGCTGGAAGCAGGCTATCAGCGTGTCGATTATGACAACGGCGGCGATAACAAAGGCTGGAAGCTGACGCTGTCGCAGAACATGTCGATTGCGATGGGACCGGAATTCCGTCCAATGCTGCGCTTCTATGTCACCGGCGGCAAAGTGGATAACGACCGCACCGCCCGTGTGAACGGCACAGATGACGAAACGCTGGACGATTTCAACGTCGGCGCGATGTGGGAAGCGTGGTTCTGA
- the nepI gene encoding purine ribonucleoside efflux pump NepI, with product MSECIEEKTRADVVARPNWSAVFAVAFCVASLITVEFLPVSLLTPMAQDLGISEGVAGQSVTVTAFVAMFASLFITQIIQATDRRYVVILFSLLLTLSCLLVSFADSFALLLVGRACLGLALGGFWAMSASLTMRLVPPRTVPKALSVIFGAVSIALVIAAPLGSFLGGIIGWRNVFNVAAVMGVLCIVWLVKSLPSLPGEPSHQKQNIVSLLNRPGVMAGMIAIFMSFAGQFAFFTYIRPVYMNLAGFDVDGLTLVLLSFGIASFVGTSLSSVILKHSVKLALAGAPLVLALSALVLTLWGSDKIVAASIAIIWGLAFALVPVGWSTWITRSLADQAEKAGSVQVAVIQLANTCGAAVGGYALDNLGLLSPLILSGSLMLLTALLVAAKVRIKGMQ from the coding sequence ATGAGTGAATGTATCGAAGAGAAAACCCGCGCTGATGTTGTCGCACGTCCAAACTGGTCGGCGGTGTTTGCCGTGGCGTTCTGTGTAGCCAGCCTGATTACCGTTGAGTTTTTACCCGTCAGTCTGTTAACGCCGATGGCGCAGGATCTGGGTATCTCGGAAGGCGTTGCCGGACAGTCGGTGACCGTCACCGCGTTTGTCGCCATGTTTGCCAGCCTGTTTATCACTCAGATCATTCAGGCCACTGACCGTCGCTACGTCGTGATTCTGTTCTCCTTGTTGCTGACCCTCTCCTGTCTGCTGGTCTCCTTTGCCGATTCCTTCGCGCTACTGCTGGTGGGACGCGCCTGTCTGGGACTGGCGTTGGGTGGATTCTGGGCGATGTCGGCCTCGCTGACCATGCGACTGGTTCCGCCGCGTACGGTGCCGAAAGCGTTGTCGGTGATTTTCGGTGCCGTCTCCATCGCGCTGGTCATTGCCGCTCCGCTGGGCAGTTTCCTGGGGGGAATCATCGGCTGGCGTAACGTCTTTAATGTGGCGGCGGTGATGGGCGTGCTGTGTATTGTCTGGTTGGTGAAATCGTTACCGTCGCTGCCCGGCGAGCCTTCTCATCAGAAGCAAAACATAGTCAGCCTGCTGAATCGTCCGGGAGTGATGGCGGGAATGATTGCCATCTTTATGTCCTTTGCCGGACAGTTTGCGTTCTTCACTTATATCCGCCCGGTGTATATGAACCTGGCGGGTTTTGATGTCGATGGCCTGACGCTGGTGCTGTTAAGCTTTGGGATCGCCAGTTTTGTCGGCACCTCGTTGTCGTCGGTGATTCTCAAACACTCAGTTAAACTGGCGCTGGCCGGTGCGCCGCTGGTGCTGGCGCTGAGTGCGCTGGTGCTGACTCTGTGGGGCAGCGACAAGATCGTCGCGGCAAGCATTGCGATTATCTGGGGGCTGGCGTTTGCGCTGGTGCCGGTGGGATGGTCAACGTGGATCACCCGATCGCTCGCCGATCAGGCAGAAAAGGCTGGATCCGTCCAGGTCGCCGTGATCCAGCTTGCCAATACCTGTGGGGCCGCGGTGGGAGGCTATGCACTCGATAACCTTGGCCTGCTGTCGCCCCTGATACTCTCCGGCAGCCTGATGCTGCTGACGGCGCTTCTGGTGGCAGCGAAAGTTCGCATAAAGGGTATGCAATGA
- a CDS encoding type II toxin-antitoxin system RelE/ParE family toxin translates to MRVFKTKWFSREAKAHAIKDEALCQAIEATLQGQADDLGGGVFKKRLNQNRDRAIILAKGGNHWFYTFLYAKQDMTNITANELAGFRELAKHYARLTDDNITALIKSKELVEVCDDGKK, encoded by the coding sequence ATGCGTGTATTCAAAACCAAATGGTTTTCCAGGGAAGCAAAAGCCCATGCCATCAAAGATGAGGCGTTATGCCAGGCAATTGAAGCCACTTTGCAGGGACAGGCAGACGATCTGGGAGGCGGCGTTTTTAAAAAGCGCCTAAACCAGAACCGTGACCGCGCGATTATCCTCGCGAAGGGTGGCAACCACTGGTTTTACACGTTTTTGTATGCCAAACAGGACATGACAAATATTACTGCCAACGAACTGGCGGGCTTTCGTGAGTTAGCAAAACATTACGCTCGTTTGACTGATGACAACATTACGGCGTTGATTAAGAGTAAAGAACTGGTAGAGGTTTGCGATGACGGTAAAAAATAA
- a CDS encoding helix-turn-helix domain-containing protein has protein sequence MTVKNNFKSPAFEAIHSAASGLYNVEAIPQETMRNFDKACLSQVDDLLPLEIKALREKFNVSQPVFAHYLNTSVSTVQKWESGAKRPSGMSLKLLSVVQKHGLKVLV, from the coding sequence ATGACGGTAAAAAATAACTTTAAAAGCCCAGCCTTCGAAGCTATCCACAGCGCAGCATCAGGGTTATATAACGTTGAGGCAATCCCTCAGGAAACGATGCGCAATTTCGACAAAGCCTGTCTGAGCCAGGTCGACGATCTCCTGCCACTTGAAATTAAAGCACTACGCGAAAAATTCAACGTTAGCCAACCCGTGTTTGCTCATTACCTGAACACCAGCGTGTCAACTGTGCAAAAATGGGAGAGCGGCGCGAAACGCCCCAGCGGGATGTCCCTCAAACTGCTGAGCGTTGTCCAGAAGCATGGATTAAAAGTTCTGGTGTAA
- a CDS encoding DUF1198 domain-containing protein, with translation MVWIMLATLAVVFVVGFRILTSGSRRAIRRLSERLNIDVVAVESMIDQMGKAQGEAFMQYLHRPDESHLQNAAQVLLIWQSVIVDGSEQNLLQWHRLLQKARLAAPITDAQVRLALGFLREVDPDRQDINAFQMRYNAFFQPEDGVHWLH, from the coding sequence ATGGTCTGGATAATGCTGGCCACACTGGCGGTGGTGTTTGTAGTCGGGTTTCGGATCCTCACTTCCGGATCCCGGCGGGCGATTCGCCGCTTGAGCGAGCGTCTGAATATTGATGTGGTGGCAGTAGAATCGATGATCGATCAGATGGGAAAAGCGCAGGGAGAGGCATTTATGCAGTATCTCCACCGCCCCGACGAGTCCCATCTGCAAAACGCCGCTCAGGTCCTGTTGATTTGGCAAAGTGTCATTGTCGACGGCAGCGAGCAGAATCTGTTGCAGTGGCATCGTCTGCTGCAAAAGGCCCGACTGGCCGCGCCGATCACCGACGCGCAGGTGCGTCTGGCGCTCGGTTTCTTACGCGAGGTCGATCCAGACAGGCAGGACATCAATGCGTTCCAGATGCGTTACAACGCCTTTTTTCAGCCCGAGGACGGTGTGCACTGGCTGCACTAA
- a CDS encoding NCS2 family permease translates to MNNDVSDDVKNDSNHLSRLFKLHQHGTDVRTETIAGMTTFLTMVYIVFVNPQILGAAQMDPKVVFVTTCLIAGIGSIAMGLVANLPVALAPAMGLNAFFAFVVVGAMGVSWQTGMGAIFWGAVGLFLLTLFRIRYWMISNIPINLRIGITSGIGLFIALMGLKNAGVIVANKETLVTIGNLSSHSVLLGILGFFIITVLSSRQFHAAVLISIVVTSCCGLFFGDVHFSGIYSMPPSISGVTGEVDLSGALSLNLAGIIFSFMLINLFDSSGTLIGVTDKAGLIDSEGKFPGMRRALYVDSVSSVAGAFIGTSSVTAYIESTSGVAVGGRTGLTAVVVGILFLLVMFFSPLVGMVPTYATAGALIFVGVLMTSSLSRVNWDDFTESVPAFITTVMMPFSFSITEGIALGFMSYCIMKVFTGRWRELNLCVITVAVLFALKIILVD, encoded by the coding sequence ATGAATAATGATGTCAGTGATGACGTGAAAAATGATTCAAATCATCTTTCGCGATTATTTAAATTGCACCAGCATGGCACCGACGTGCGGACAGAAACGATTGCCGGAATGACGACTTTTTTAACGATGGTGTACATTGTATTCGTGAATCCGCAAATACTTGGGGCCGCACAGATGGATCCCAAAGTGGTGTTTGTCACCACGTGCCTCATCGCTGGCATTGGCAGTATCGCGATGGGGCTCGTCGCTAACCTTCCCGTTGCATTGGCTCCGGCGATGGGATTGAACGCGTTTTTTGCCTTTGTGGTGGTGGGAGCGATGGGCGTGAGTTGGCAAACGGGAATGGGGGCCATATTCTGGGGGGCAGTCGGATTATTTTTACTCACACTTTTTCGCATTCGTTACTGGATGATTTCCAATATCCCGATTAATTTACGTATCGGTATCACCAGCGGTATCGGCTTATTTATTGCGTTGATGGGGTTAAAAAATGCGGGCGTTATTGTTGCGAATAAAGAGACTCTGGTGACCATTGGTAACTTAAGTTCCCACAGCGTATTACTGGGTATTTTAGGTTTCTTTATTATTACCGTACTGTCATCGCGTCAATTTCATGCTGCGGTGCTGATCTCCATTGTCGTCACCTCCTGTTGCGGGTTGTTTTTTGGTGATGTTCATTTCAGCGGTATCTATTCTATGCCTCCCAGTATTAGCGGGGTGACAGGAGAGGTAGATTTAAGCGGTGCGTTGTCGCTTAATCTGGCCGGGATTATCTTTTCATTCATGCTCATCAATTTGTTTGATTCATCAGGAACATTAATTGGTGTGACGGATAAAGCCGGGTTGATCGACAGCGAGGGTAAGTTTCCTGGCATGAGGCGGGCGCTGTATGTTGACAGTGTGAGTTCGGTAGCCGGGGCGTTTATCGGCACCTCTTCCGTGACGGCCTACATTGAGAGTACCTCGGGCGTGGCGGTTGGTGGACGCACCGGTCTGACGGCCGTCGTGGTTGGCATACTCTTCCTGCTGGTGATGTTTTTTTCTCCCCTGGTGGGTATGGTCCCCACTTATGCGACAGCAGGGGCGCTGATTTTTGTCGGCGTGCTAATGACCTCAAGTCTCTCTCGCGTTAACTGGGATGATTTTACCGAGTCGGTGCCCGCGTTCATCACTACGGTGATGATGCCTTTTAGTTTCTCCATTACCGAGGGGATTGCGCTTGGCTTTATGTCGTACTGCATTATGAAAGTGTTTACCGGACGCTGGCGGGAGCTAAACCTCTGTGTCATTACGGTTGCGGTGCTTTTCGCGCTGAAAATCATTCTGGTGGATTAG